Proteins found in one Seonamhaeicola sp. S2-3 genomic segment:
- a CDS encoding O-acetylhomoserine aminocarboxypropyltransferase/cysteine synthase family protein, giving the protein MSDLKLETNALHAGHDVKATGGTRAVPIYQTTSYVFNDSEHAANLFSLQELGFIYTRLNNPTNQILQERLAAVEGGIGAVVFASGTAAISTGLLTLLKAGDHIVASSSLYGGTYNLLSVTLPRLGITTTFVDGSNPDSFAEAVQDNTRAFFVESLGNPKLDVLDLEAIAEHSKAAGVPFIVDNTVATPALLNPIKHGANIVIHSLTKYIGGQGTSLGGAIIDGGNFDWSNGKFPEFTEPSAGYHGLKYYETLGAASYTFKLILEGLRDFGGAMSPTNAFNIIQGLETLSVRIKKHSENALALAKWLEEQPEVAWVNYPGLESSKYKALADKYLPKGQSGIVTFGAKGGFEAAKTIADKTKLFSLLANIGDTKSLIIHPASTTHQQLNEEEQASAGVTPDLIRLSVGIEDLADLKADLKAVFAEI; this is encoded by the coding sequence ATGAGCGATTTAAAATTAGAAACAAACGCATTACACGCGGGTCATGATGTAAAAGCAACAGGAGGAACCAGAGCCGTACCTATTTACCAAACAACTTCGTATGTTTTTAACGATTCTGAGCATGCTGCTAACCTATTTTCATTACAGGAGTTAGGTTTTATTTACACACGTTTAAATAATCCAACCAACCAAATATTACAAGAACGTTTAGCTGCTGTAGAAGGCGGTATAGGCGCTGTGGTATTTGCTTCTGGTACGGCAGCTATTTCAACAGGTTTGTTAACACTTTTAAAAGCTGGAGACCACATTGTAGCATCTAGTAGTTTATATGGAGGTACTTACAATTTGTTAAGTGTTACTTTGCCTAGATTAGGTATTACAACAACTTTTGTAGATGGATCTAATCCTGATAGTTTTGCAGAAGCGGTTCAAGATAATACACGTGCCTTTTTTGTAGAATCTTTAGGAAATCCAAAATTAGATGTGCTAGATTTAGAAGCCATTGCCGAACATTCTAAGGCGGCCGGGGTGCCATTTATTGTTGATAATACGGTGGCAACACCAGCACTTTTAAATCCAATAAAACACGGTGCAAATATTGTAATTCACTCATTAACAAAATATATTGGCGGTCAAGGAACATCGCTTGGAGGCGCTATTATTGATGGTGGTAATTTCGATTGGTCAAACGGGAAATTCCCAGAATTTACAGAACCATCAGCAGGTTATCACGGTTTAAAATATTACGAAACTTTAGGAGCTGCTTCATACACTTTCAAATTAATTTTAGAAGGTTTGCGTGATTTTGGAGGCGCTATGAGTCCAACTAACGCATTTAACATCATACAAGGTTTAGAAACCTTATCAGTTAGAATTAAGAAACATAGTGAAAATGCCTTAGCTTTAGCAAAATGGCTAGAAGAGCAACCAGAAGTGGCTTGGGTAAACTATCCAGGATTAGAAAGTAGCAAATACAAAGCATTAGCCGATAAATATTTGCCAAAAGGTCAAAGCGGAATTGTAACCTTTGGTGCTAAAGGCGGTTTTGAAGCTGCTAAAACCATTGCCGATAAAACCAAGTTATTTTCTTTGCTAGCTAATATTGGCGATACTAAATCTTTAATAATCCATCCGGCAAGTACAACACACCAACAATTAAATGAAGAAGAGCAAGCATCGGCAGGTGTTACACCAGATCTAATTCGTTTATCTGTGGGTATTGAAGATTTAGCAGATTTAAAAGCAGATTTAAAAGCAGTTTTTGCTGAAATATAA